The Chryseobacterium sp. 52 genome includes a region encoding these proteins:
- a CDS encoding alpha/beta hydrolase-fold protein: MRFELYTEESDDRTVYITGNFNNWNPRDSNYQLKQLDPHTYSIEIDSEILPDTVEYKFTKGGWENVELDKYGSITPNRKAKKTTEKTSDTVEKWRLNWGPFKKEFFPIAEVISEEFFIPQLDRYRKVWAVLPYDYYVADKSYPMLYLQDAQNLFNEGSGYGNWEIDKKLSILAEYGRGDVIIIAIEHGSEERIKEYIFDNDNVANGSEGKKYIRFITDTLKPFVDEHYRTKKDRDNTGIGGSSLGALISIYSGFLYPEVYSKLLIFSPSLWVEPNNNFPMMNFRVPFKTKIYLYGGGQEGSKMVKRIHLFEEYLRRWEKKNLFDFEFRTSINPEGTHSEFYWSQEFPRAIEWLFYDNTENPVEVKPQQQSIKN, from the coding sequence ATGAGGTTTGAACTTTATACAGAAGAAAGCGACGACAGAACGGTGTACATCACCGGAAATTTCAACAACTGGAATCCCAGAGACTCCAATTATCAGCTTAAACAGCTGGATCCGCACACTTATTCCATAGAAATCGACAGCGAAATCCTTCCCGATACCGTGGAATACAAATTCACGAAGGGAGGATGGGAAAACGTAGAACTTGATAAGTACGGAAGTATCACCCCAAACCGTAAGGCCAAAAAGACAACGGAAAAAACATCTGATACCGTAGAAAAATGGAGACTGAACTGGGGTCCTTTCAAAAAGGAGTTTTTTCCTATTGCCGAAGTTATTTCAGAGGAATTTTTTATTCCGCAGCTTGACCGTTACCGTAAAGTATGGGCAGTGCTCCCCTATGATTATTATGTAGCCGACAAAAGCTACCCTATGTTGTACCTTCAGGATGCCCAGAATCTATTCAACGAAGGAAGCGGATACGGAAACTGGGAAATCGATAAAAAACTGTCTATCCTGGCTGAATATGGCCGGGGCGACGTCATTATCATCGCAATAGAACACGGAAGCGAAGAACGGATTAAGGAATATATCTTTGACAATGATAATGTGGCTAACGGCTCCGAAGGCAAAAAATACATCCGATTCATCACAGATACTTTAAAACCTTTTGTAGATGAACATTACCGCACCAAGAAAGATCGGGACAATACAGGAATCGGAGGCAGTTCTTTAGGCGCTCTGATCAGTATTTACAGCGGATTCCTTTATCCTGAAGTATATTCTAAACTGCTGATTTTCTCTCCTTCACTCTGGGTAGAGCCTAACAATAATTTCCCTATGATGAACTTCAGGGTTCCTTTTAAAACTAAAATTTATCTGTACGGAGGAGGCCAGGAAGGTTCGAAGATGGTAAAAAGAATCCACCTTTTCGAGGAATATCTGAGACGTTGGGAAAAGAAAAATCTTTTTGATTTTGAATTCAGAACCAGCATTAATCCGGAAGGAACACACAGTGAGTTTTACTGGTCACAGGAGTTCCCGAGAGCTATTGAATGGCTTTTCTATGACAATACGGAAAACCCGGTAGAAGTAAAACCACAACAACAAAGCATTAAAAATTAA
- a CDS encoding leucyl aminopeptidase family protein, which produces MKLVNKKNKKYTQVFQLFTEEKWTKSSKNYNKNIGSFFSGKKYEVFIHTDEESIIYLIGLGKSTLQNFELQQVGVKFSQTQKDKLQTASTLVLADLLNEKQFEEFIKGLLLGTYNYPFDKKHPFWNDKFEIHFENLSQKKLTAISSKAEALANGQTACQEWLNKPANLKKPDMLSLYLKNIAKKYELKYTAFNRKKCEELGLGAYLSVNQGSAYDAAFTIIEYKTTAKNAKTFGLVGKCVLFDTGGISLKNPDNMHYMKSDMGGATAVIGTLIYAAEMNLPVNIIAVLPITDNAISEKAFLPSDVITAYNGKTIEVLNTDAEGRMILADGLSYLAKNYKTDFLIDLATLTGSSVRMFGDTCGAMFSNHEELKNLLIKTGDHTNQRVWNLPLWDVWKDDIQSDVADLKNISMKPIGDCILAAKFLEQFIENHPKWAHLDIAGVAFGSTGYAKEKAATGFGVQLLADLIENYH; this is translated from the coding sequence ATGAAACTAGTTAATAAAAAAAATAAAAAATACACTCAAGTCTTTCAACTTTTCACAGAGGAAAAATGGACAAAATCCAGTAAGAATTACAATAAAAATATAGGTTCTTTTTTCTCGGGAAAGAAGTATGAGGTTTTTATCCATACTGATGAAGAGAGTATCATTTATCTGATTGGCTTAGGGAAATCAACCCTGCAGAATTTCGAGTTGCAGCAGGTAGGAGTTAAATTCTCCCAGACCCAAAAAGATAAGCTTCAGACGGCTTCTACTCTGGTTTTAGCAGATCTTTTAAATGAAAAACAATTCGAAGAATTTATAAAAGGGCTTCTTCTAGGAACCTATAATTATCCTTTCGACAAAAAACATCCTTTTTGGAACGATAAATTTGAGATTCATTTTGAAAATTTAAGTCAAAAAAAATTAACTGCAATAAGTTCTAAGGCTGAAGCACTTGCTAATGGACAAACAGCTTGTCAGGAATGGCTCAATAAACCAGCTAATCTGAAAAAGCCTGATATGTTAAGTCTGTATCTTAAAAATATAGCGAAGAAATACGAATTAAAATACACTGCATTCAACAGGAAAAAATGTGAGGAACTAGGCCTTGGTGCTTACCTGTCTGTCAACCAGGGAAGTGCTTATGACGCAGCTTTTACAATCATAGAATATAAAACTACAGCTAAGAATGCCAAAACGTTTGGTCTGGTAGGAAAATGTGTTCTCTTTGACACAGGCGGAATTTCCCTCAAAAATCCGGACAATATGCATTATATGAAGTCTGATATGGGTGGTGCCACAGCAGTGATCGGCACCCTGATTTATGCTGCGGAAATGAACCTTCCTGTTAATATTATTGCTGTACTTCCTATTACCGATAATGCCATTTCTGAAAAGGCTTTCCTTCCAAGTGATGTGATCACAGCCTATAACGGAAAAACCATTGAAGTCCTTAATACAGATGCGGAAGGAAGAATGATTCTTGCTGACGGACTTTCCTATCTGGCTAAAAATTATAAAACAGATTTCCTTATCGATCTCGCCACTTTGACAGGGAGCTCGGTTAGGATGTTTGGAGACACTTGTGGTGCTATGTTTTCCAATCATGAGGAACTGAAAAATCTTCTGATAAAAACCGGAGACCATACCAATCAGAGGGTATGGAATCTTCCTCTGTGGGACGTCTGGAAAGACGATATTCAGTCTGATGTTGCAGATCTTAAAAACATATCAATGAAACCCATCGGTGACTGTATTTTAGCGGCTAAATTTTTGGAGCAGTTTATTGAAAATCATCCTAAATGGGCACATCTGGATATTGCAGGTGTTGCTTTCGGAAGTACCGGATATGCAAAGGAAAAAGCAGCAACCGGCTTTGGAGTACAGCTGCTGGCCGATTTAATTGAAAATTATCACTAA
- a CDS encoding acetyl-CoA carboxylase biotin carboxylase subunit family protein — translation MEEKTIVCISCYYKGYDFMDEMKKLGNKIILVTSESLKEKNWPWHAIDEVFYMSELKPSVWNLEHLVQGFSHLMKTRKIDAVVALDDYDVEKAALIRETFRIPGMGQTTHRYFRDKLAMRQKAKDSGISVPEFTAVFNNDEVDSFTEKVPGPWVLKPRSEASASGIKKFSSKDDLWNELDALGEERHLFLLESFKPGDVYHVDSLTFNKEIVFTSASKYLAPPMQVSHEGGVFRSKTLGRYSEEFKALDEVNTKVLSSFGLLNGATHTEFIRGKADGKWYFLETSSRVGGAHIPDLVEASSNINIWREWAKIEDALLRGKNYEISKPTGYYSGLIVALIKDKKPDYSVFESEEAIKFLPIDYHVGIVYKSSDPEIIQERLDSAAEKIQAEMLNILPPKSKLTS, via the coding sequence ATGGAGGAGAAAACTATAGTATGTATTTCATGCTATTACAAGGGCTATGACTTCATGGATGAAATGAAGAAGCTCGGTAATAAAATTATCTTAGTAACATCAGAAAGTCTTAAAGAAAAAAACTGGCCGTGGCATGCCATTGACGAGGTTTTTTATATGTCTGAACTGAAACCTTCTGTCTGGAATCTGGAACATCTGGTTCAGGGATTTTCACATCTTATGAAAACCCGAAAAATAGATGCTGTAGTAGCACTTGATGATTATGATGTAGAAAAGGCTGCATTGATCAGAGAAACATTCCGTATTCCGGGAATGGGACAAACCACACACCGGTATTTTAGAGATAAACTGGCCATGCGTCAGAAAGCCAAAGATTCGGGAATCAGTGTTCCGGAATTTACCGCAGTTTTTAATAATGATGAAGTCGACAGCTTTACAGAAAAAGTTCCGGGCCCATGGGTACTAAAACCACGCTCAGAAGCATCTGCATCAGGCATTAAAAAGTTTTCGTCCAAAGATGACCTTTGGAATGAACTGGATGCACTCGGGGAAGAACGCCACCTGTTTTTATTGGAAAGTTTTAAACCGGGGGACGTGTATCATGTAGACAGTCTGACTTTTAATAAAGAAATTGTATTTACCTCTGCTTCAAAATATCTGGCTCCGCCTATGCAGGTTTCTCATGAAGGCGGTGTATTCAGATCGAAAACGCTGGGAAGGTATTCTGAGGAATTTAAAGCTTTAGACGAAGTCAATACAAAGGTACTTTCCAGTTTCGGGCTCCTCAACGGTGCTACGCACACTGAATTTATCCGTGGAAAAGCAGATGGAAAGTGGTATTTCCTTGAAACATCCTCCAGGGTTGGCGGTGCTCATATCCCTGATCTGGTTGAGGCTTCAAGCAATATTAATATCTGGCGGGAATGGGCAAAAATTGAAGATGCCCTGCTTCGTGGGAAAAACTATGAAATTTCAAAACCTACGGGTTACTATTCAGGACTGATCGTTGCTTTGATTAAAGATAAAAAGCCTGACTATAGTGTTTTCGAAAGTGAAGAAGCTATAAAATTCCTTCCTATTGATTACCATGTCGGAATTGTATACAAATCCAGTGATCCGGAAATTATACAGGAAAGATTAGACAGTGCTGCCGAAAAAATTCAGGCAGAAATGCTGAATATTTTGCCACCCAAAAGTAAACTTACCTCATAA
- a CDS encoding alpha/beta hydrolase-fold protein, whose product MPHIEHTDYYSNILGTSLKIEVTGHYGHPIVMFPTSQGQYTQNHDFHLNGSINSFIEQGKVKLYNVQTIDGWSFYDEKISPQKRIKNYELYVQFLIQEFIPYIQKIHKTHRVAVAGASFGGYHAANFAFRFPDVVSHLFCLSGAFSIRNFMDGYSDELVYFNCPREFVKNDEAWKYKHMHIVLSTSDQDICRDKNIEMAEILSSKGIDFWYDERKWINHDWPLWRMVFPTFIGAFFS is encoded by the coding sequence ATGCCGCATATAGAACATACAGATTATTATTCAAACATATTAGGAACAAGTCTTAAGATAGAAGTTACAGGACATTACGGACATCCGATTGTTATGTTTCCGACTTCTCAGGGACAATATACCCAGAATCACGACTTTCATCTTAATGGAAGCATCAACTCGTTCATAGAACAGGGGAAAGTAAAACTTTATAATGTTCAGACGATTGATGGTTGGAGTTTTTATGATGAAAAAATTTCACCTCAGAAAAGGATAAAAAACTATGAATTGTATGTACAGTTCCTGATTCAGGAATTTATTCCGTACATCCAGAAGATCCACAAAACACACCGTGTGGCAGTTGCCGGAGCAAGTTTTGGAGGTTACCATGCTGCCAACTTTGCATTCCGGTTTCCGGATGTGGTTTCGCATCTGTTCTGCCTTTCGGGAGCATTCAGTATCAGGAATTTTATGGATGGATATTCGGATGAACTTGTTTATTTTAACTGTCCGAGAGAATTTGTTAAAAATGACGAAGCCTGGAAATATAAGCACATGCATATTGTCCTGAGCACTTCTGACCAGGACATCTGCAGAGATAAGAATATTGAAATGGCTGAAATCTTAAGCTCGAAAGGGATAGATTTCTGGTACGACGAGAGAAAATGGATCAATCACGACTGGCCATTATGGAGAATGGTCTTTCCAACATTTATAGGTGCATTTTTTTCTTAA
- a CDS encoding RimK family alpha-L-glutamate ligase produces MAKKVGILFGMEDTFPWAFIDKVNELGGGEIIAEPVNIDKLEQGADYGYAVIIDRISQDVPFYRAYLKNAALNGTYVINNPFWWSADEKFFNNALMSKLGIPLPKTVLLPSHERPTDTSETSFRNLKFPHDWEYIFNYVGFPAYMKPHDGGGWKSVYRVENPDDLWNKLSETEQLVMMVQEEIVFDDYYRVYCLGKKYVHIMPYEPRNAPHLRYATTHQTEGEELKKLLKVIHDYTITMNEALGYDFNTVEFAVRDGIPYAIDFCNPAPDADRNAVGEENFAWIVEHSAKLAIEKAKEYVPGKPNISWGTFVKDSAK; encoded by the coding sequence ATGGCAAAAAAAGTGGGAATTCTATTCGGTATGGAAGATACATTTCCTTGGGCATTTATTGACAAGGTGAATGAACTGGGCGGCGGAGAAATCATTGCTGAACCGGTAAACATCGACAAACTTGAACAGGGTGCTGATTACGGCTATGCAGTAATTATCGACAGAATTTCGCAGGATGTTCCTTTTTACAGAGCTTATTTAAAAAATGCAGCACTTAACGGAACTTATGTAATTAATAATCCGTTCTGGTGGAGTGCAGATGAAAAATTTTTCAATAATGCACTGATGTCCAAACTGGGAATTCCTCTTCCTAAAACGGTACTGCTTCCTTCGCACGAAAGACCTACAGATACATCGGAAACATCATTCAGAAACCTGAAGTTTCCTCACGACTGGGAATATATTTTCAATTATGTAGGATTTCCGGCATATATGAAACCTCATGATGGTGGCGGATGGAAAAGCGTATACAGAGTGGAAAATCCGGATGATCTATGGAATAAATTAAGTGAGACGGAACAGCTGGTGATGATGGTTCAGGAAGAAATTGTCTTTGACGATTACTACCGGGTTTACTGTCTTGGGAAAAAATATGTCCATATTATGCCTTATGAGCCTAGAAATGCTCCTCATTTAAGATATGCAACAACTCACCAGACTGAAGGAGAAGAATTAAAGAAATTATTAAAAGTTATCCATGACTATACGATTACTATGAACGAAGCTCTCGGCTATGACTTCAATACTGTAGAATTTGCTGTCAGAGACGGAATTCCATATGCCATAGACTTCTGTAATCCGGCTCCTGATGCAGACAGAAATGCTGTAGGTGAAGAAAACTTTGCCTGGATTGTAGAGCATTCTGCTAAACTTGCCATTGAAAAAGCTAAAGAATATGTTCCCGGAAAGCCTAATATCTCCTGGGGAACTTTTGTAAAAGATTCAGCAAAATAA
- a CDS encoding carboxylate-amine ligase yields the protein MHQFTIGIEEEYQIIDVESRDLISHVSKIIEGGKAVLSENLKHEMHESMIEMETGICQNIQEAKAELTNLRRHLINTAHEQGLRVSGGGTHPFSNWEHNTITDGERYNKIVDDMGDVARGNLIFGLHVHIGIPNREEGVRIQNVMRYFLPHVYALSVNSPFWIGRNTGFRSYRQEIFVKFPRTGIPSYFNSLAEFDSYVDLLVKTGTIDNAKKIWWDLRVHPFYPTIEFRICDMPLRIDETVCLAAIMQSLVAKIYKLHQQNLSFRSYRRLLLNENKWRASRDGIHSHLIDFGKEESVPYPDLLKELLEFIDDVVDELGCRKEVEYAWTILENGTGADRQLKVYQETGDLTKVVDYMISETEYGITHGESAS from the coding sequence ATGCATCAGTTTACTATAGGAATCGAAGAAGAATATCAGATCATTGATGTTGAAAGCAGAGACTTAATATCTCATGTTTCTAAGATCATTGAAGGCGGAAAAGCTGTTTTAAGTGAAAATTTAAAACATGAAATGCACGAATCCATGATTGAAATGGAAACCGGTATCTGCCAAAATATCCAGGAAGCAAAAGCAGAATTAACCAATTTAAGAAGACATCTTATCAATACCGCCCACGAACAGGGACTTCGCGTTTCAGGAGGCGGAACACATCCTTTTTCAAATTGGGAACACAATACCATCACTGATGGTGAGCGCTACAACAAAATTGTAGACGACATGGGTGATGTTGCCCGGGGAAACCTTATTTTTGGACTGCATGTACATATTGGGATTCCGAATCGTGAAGAAGGAGTAAGAATTCAGAATGTAATGCGTTATTTTCTGCCTCACGTTTATGCCTTATCGGTTAACTCCCCGTTCTGGATCGGTAGAAATACAGGATTCAGATCTTACAGACAGGAAATTTTTGTAAAATTTCCAAGGACGGGAATTCCAAGTTATTTCAATTCTCTGGCAGAATTTGACAGCTATGTTGACCTTCTGGTAAAAACAGGAACGATAGATAATGCCAAGAAAATCTGGTGGGATCTGCGTGTTCATCCATTCTACCCTACTATTGAGTTTAGAATTTGTGACATGCCTTTGAGAATAGATGAAACGGTTTGTCTTGCAGCTATTATGCAAAGTTTAGTGGCTAAAATTTACAAACTTCATCAGCAAAATTTAAGCTTCAGAAGTTACAGAAGATTATTGCTTAATGAAAATAAATGGAGAGCTTCCAGAGATGGAATCCATTCACATTTAATTGATTTCGGTAAAGAAGAATCTGTTCCTTATCCTGATTTATTAAAAGAACTCCTGGAATTTATTGATGATGTAGTAGATGAATTAGGATGCAGAAAAGAAGTGGAATATGCATGGACCATTTTGGAAAATGGAACGGGAGCAGACAGACAGCTTAAAGTCTACCAGGAGACAGGTGATTTAACAAAAGTTGTGGATTATATGATCTCTGAAACAGAGTATGGCATAACACATGGCGAAAGCGCTTCATAA
- a CDS encoding type 1 glutamine amidotransferase, translating to MKDIRIALVDMNNNHVNQGFRNIKEISEAFKMNSEENVIIKTFDVRFKNEMPDIEDFDIFISSGGPGDPHREGLEWEDRYADFLDAVLEHNKYNEDKKYLFLICHSFQLASIHWKLGNICKRRSYSFGVMPVHKTEEGEQEFLFKHLKDPFYAVDSRAYQFIEPNMDRFDELGMNIMAIEKFRPHINLERAVMAVRFSDEIFGTQFHPEADPKGMIENLKDEKNKMAMIENFGMEKYLETVDRIDDEDKIILTRSQILPRFLQSAKKNILKGSEALA from the coding sequence ATGAAAGATATTCGAATCGCTCTGGTGGACATGAACAACAATCATGTCAATCAAGGCTTTAGAAATATTAAAGAGATTTCGGAAGCATTCAAGATGAATTCTGAAGAAAATGTCATCATCAAAACATTTGATGTAAGGTTTAAGAATGAAATGCCAGACATTGAAGATTTTGACATCTTTATTTCTTCGGGCGGACCGGGAGATCCACACAGAGAAGGTCTGGAGTGGGAAGACAGATATGCAGATTTTCTTGATGCCGTTCTGGAGCATAACAAATACAATGAAGATAAGAAATATCTATTCCTGATCTGCCATTCATTCCAATTGGCAAGTATCCACTGGAAACTGGGCAATATCTGCAAAAGAAGATCGTATTCTTTCGGGGTAATGCCGGTTCATAAAACAGAGGAAGGTGAGCAGGAATTTTTATTCAAACATCTTAAGGATCCTTTCTATGCCGTAGATTCCAGAGCGTATCAGTTTATTGAACCGAACATGGACCGTTTTGATGAATTGGGAATGAACATCATGGCTATCGAGAAATTCAGACCCCATATCAACCTGGAAAGAGCTGTGATGGCGGTACGTTTCTCAGATGAGATATTCGGGACACAGTTCCATCCGGAAGCTGATCCTAAAGGCATGATTGAAAATCTAAAAGACGAGAAAAATAAAATGGCCATGATCGAGAACTTCGGAATGGAAAAATATCTTGAAACAGTAGACAGAATAGATGACGAAGACAAGATTATTCTTACCAGAAGTCAGATTTTGCCTAGATTCCTTCAGTCTGCAAAAAAAAACATTTTGAAAGGAAGTGAAGCTTTAGCTTAA
- a CDS encoding MepB family protein, with protein sequence MTLKNVDERIFQPLGLELSNVQEDTEAKDYSGCSFKLNNLNIRFRTSKITPTKTGQFVTIWKRNEKGETAPFDSNDCFDFYLIGTSTNHHTGVFIFPEKILVEKGILSHGLKIGKRGIRVYPSWDITESKQAKATQKWQTEYFLDLSQNEETYVQKAKLLFDLGKN encoded by the coding sequence ATGACTCTTAAAAATGTTGATGAGAGAATTTTTCAGCCGCTTGGACTGGAACTTTCAAATGTACAAGAAGACACAGAAGCTAAAGATTATTCCGGATGTAGCTTTAAGCTAAACAATCTGAATATTAGATTCCGTACGTCTAAAATAACCCCGACTAAAACAGGTCAGTTCGTGACCATATGGAAACGAAATGAAAAAGGTGAAACAGCTCCATTTGATTCAAATGATTGTTTTGATTTTTATTTAATTGGGACCTCTACAAACCATCATACCGGTGTTTTTATATTTCCTGAAAAAATACTGGTTGAAAAAGGAATTCTTTCTCATGGATTAAAAATAGGGAAAAGAGGAATCAGGGTTTATCCATCCTGGGATATTACAGAAAGCAAGCAGGCAAAAGCGACTCAGAAATGGCAGACAGAATATTTTCTTGATCTTTCACAGAACGAAGAAACGTATGTTCAAAAAGCGAAGTTATTATTTGATTTGGGGAAAAACTAA
- the cphA gene encoding cyanophycin synthetase, which yields MKIEKIQALRGPNIWSIRRKKLIQMRLDLEEMENYPTNKIEGFRERIEKLIPSLFTHRCSEGVEGGFFHRIETGTWMGHVIEHIALEIQTLAGMDVGFGRTRETKSPGIYNVVFNYIEENAGIYAAEEAVKITESLIEDKEYDIQACIHRLKEIRERVRLGPSTGSIVEEAVSRKIPWIRLGTNSLVQLGYGVNQQRFQATITGKTSSIAVDIACNKELTKKMLHDAAIPVPIGDLVVDEEELNSVIKKIGYPIVLKPLDGNHGKGSSINVNDWEAAKIGLEHAQKYSRKVIVEKYITGYDFRVLVINNKMVAAARRVPAHVVGDGELNLQQLIDKENKDPRRGYGHENVLTEIGVDKDTLELLEKLQYTLETVPQKGEVVYLKSTANLSTGGTSIDVTDMVHPENITMAERVSKIIGLDVCGIDIMAENLTQPLKESGAAIIEVNAAPGFRMHLAPSEGLPRNVAAPVVDMLYPPGKPFTIPIIAVTGTNGKTTTTRLISHIVKSNGYRVGFTTSDGIYIQNTMLTKGDTTGPLSAEFVLKDPTVEFAVLETARGGILRSGLGYSQCDIGVLTNIEEDHLGMNDIHNLKDLTKVKRVVLDSVKKNGWSVLNADNEYSMKIVNDLDSNIAIFSMDENNPHIVKFAKEGKITCVYEEGFVTIKKGDWKIRIGKAKDFPITMEGKARFMIENVLAASLASYLYGFGIEDISNSLRTFIPSAQLTPGRLNIFKFKSFKVLIDFAHNPSGYEAIEDYLKNVESTKKIGIISGVGDRRDSDIRECGKIAGRMFDYIIIRNEKHLRGRKEEEINGLIIDGINEAGRDVSYEIIPKEIEALKHAMGMAEDGTFITALSDVISNAIDLVQEYQARELLEDDKNG from the coding sequence ATGAAAATTGAGAAGATACAGGCACTACGTGGCCCAAATATCTGGAGTATCAGAAGAAAGAAGCTGATACAGATGAGATTGGACCTTGAAGAAATGGAAAATTATCCTACGAATAAGATTGAAGGTTTCCGGGAAAGGATTGAAAAACTGATCCCATCTCTGTTCACCCACAGATGTTCAGAAGGAGTGGAAGGCGGATTTTTTCATAGGATAGAAACAGGAACCTGGATGGGACATGTCATCGAGCATATAGCGTTAGAAATACAGACGCTCGCAGGTATGGATGTAGGTTTCGGAAGAACCCGCGAAACAAAATCACCGGGAATATATAATGTTGTCTTTAATTATATTGAAGAGAATGCCGGTATTTATGCAGCGGAAGAAGCGGTAAAAATTACAGAATCTCTGATTGAAGATAAAGAATATGATATCCAGGCCTGTATCCACAGATTAAAAGAAATCAGAGAACGTGTTCGTCTGGGCCCTTCTACGGGAAGTATTGTAGAAGAAGCTGTTTCCAGAAAAATTCCCTGGATCAGATTAGGGACCAATTCTTTGGTACAGCTTGGTTACGGGGTAAATCAACAACGTTTTCAGGCGACTATTACCGGAAAAACAAGCTCCATTGCAGTAGATATTGCATGTAATAAAGAACTGACCAAAAAAATGCTTCACGATGCTGCTATTCCGGTTCCCATTGGAGACCTGGTAGTGGATGAAGAAGAATTAAACAGTGTTATAAAAAAAATTGGGTATCCCATTGTATTAAAACCACTGGACGGAAACCATGGAAAAGGCTCTTCCATCAATGTAAACGATTGGGAAGCTGCAAAAATAGGCCTGGAACATGCCCAGAAATATTCCAGAAAAGTAATTGTAGAAAAATACATTACAGGCTATGACTTTAGGGTTCTGGTCATTAATAATAAAATGGTTGCTGCGGCAAGAAGAGTTCCTGCTCATGTAGTGGGTGATGGTGAACTGAATCTTCAGCAGCTGATAGATAAAGAAAATAAAGATCCTAGAAGAGGTTATGGCCATGAAAATGTCCTGACCGAAATAGGAGTAGATAAAGATACATTGGAACTTCTTGAAAAACTCCAGTATACGCTTGAAACAGTCCCTCAGAAAGGAGAGGTGGTCTACTTAAAGTCAACGGCCAATCTTTCTACAGGAGGAACTTCTATAGATGTTACCGATATGGTACATCCGGAAAACATCACCATGGCTGAAAGAGTTTCCAAGATTATAGGTCTGGATGTCTGTGGTATTGATATCATGGCAGAAAACTTAACGCAGCCTCTGAAAGAAAGTGGCGCTGCAATCATAGAAGTAAACGCTGCTCCGGGATTCAGAATGCACCTTGCACCAAGTGAAGGCCTTCCAAGAAACGTAGCTGCTCCCGTGGTTGATATGCTTTATCCTCCGGGGAAACCATTTACAATTCCAATTATTGCAGTCACAGGAACCAACGGAAAAACGACCACCACAAGACTTATTTCACATATTGTAAAAAGCAACGGCTACAGAGTAGGTTTCACAACTTCTGATGGGATCTATATTCAAAATACCATGCTTACAAAAGGGGATACTACAGGACCGCTTTCTGCTGAATTTGTGTTAAAAGATCCTACGGTAGAATTTGCTGTTCTGGAAACTGCAAGAGGCGGAATTTTGCGTTCAGGCTTAGGATATTCACAGTGCGATATTGGTGTTTTGACCAATATTGAAGAAGATCATTTAGGAATGAATGATATTCACAATCTGAAAGACCTGACAAAGGTAAAAAGAGTCGTTCTGGACAGTGTGAAGAAAAACGGCTGGAGCGTTCTGAATGCTGACAATGAATATTCCATGAAGATCGTTAATGATCTTGACAGTAATATTGCAATTTTCAGTATGGATGAAAATAATCCTCATATTGTAAAATTTGCCAAAGAAGGAAAAATTACCTGTGTCTATGAAGAAGGTTTTGTAACCATCAAAAAAGGCGACTGGAAAATCAGAATAGGAAAAGCCAAAGACTTCCCAATCACAATGGAAGGCAAGGCAAGATTCATGATCGAAAACGTTTTGGCTGCGAGTTTAGCGAGTTATCTTTATGGTTTCGGAATTGAAGATATTTCTAATTCTCTGAGAACTTTCATTCCAAGTGCACAGCTTACTCCGGGAAGACTGAATATTTTTAAATTCAAAAGTTTTAAAGTATTAATTGATTTTGCCCACAACCCTTCAGGGTACGAAGCGATTGAAGATTATCTTAAAAATGTAGAATCTACAAAGAAAATAGGCATTATTTCAGGCGTAGGCGACAGACGTGACAGTGATATCAGAGAATGCGGAAAAATTGCCGGAAGAATGTTTGATTATATCATTATCAGAAATGAAAAACATCTGAGAGGAAGAAAAGAAGAGGAGATCAACGGACTGATCATTGATGGGATCAATGAAGCCGGAAGAGATGTAAGCTATGAGATTATTCCTAAGGAAATTGAAGCTTTAAAACATGCTATGGGAATGGCTGAAGACGGCACTTTTATCACAGCCTTAAGCGACGTTATTTCCAATGCAATCGACCTTGTACAGGAGTATCAGGCACGGGAGCTGCTGGAAGACGATAAAAATGGATAA